One window of the Pseudochaenichthys georgianus chromosome 21, fPseGeo1.2, whole genome shotgun sequence genome contains the following:
- the cep97 gene encoding centrosomal protein of 97 kDa: protein MGVSDLQIDTNAGPVVDLSARGMQKLDPDLICSEDTHTLILDRNQIMKLDYLEKSPGLQQLSVASNRLVRMMGVSRLTDLTVLNLPNNSIGYIEGLRDMPNLKWLNLSGNNIKVIEQLNNCVSLQHLDLSDNNISTIGDVTKLVALKTLLLHGNSITTLRTVPVHLPAQLSILSLAENEIRDLNEASYLAPLHELEQLSIMSNPCVMATPSLPGFDYRPCVMSWCLSLKVLDGYVVSQKEGLKAEWLYSQGKGRSYRPGQHVQLVQYLATVCPLTSSPALETAEDAKLEKILSKQRFHQRQLMEETRGGCSSLPRPTQLDVEMHSPSHPVPQGGAREVKQIDAPAPAAAPSVLETEPVVQFNTWMSCDSSHQSLPVVRSPRHKEEHIYLEDVQTDEEKLNSSMLSSESTFLPFTSGVEPQTTHSDSEDETQTFELDSLAPKWPAQPKRHNTNKTHQAPPVDVQESGLEGELISDAVTTGGSLGVRGSTPQNNLETSFDFGRAETKENTEQEEVGICANKSNVTEADRAAVKIQSWWRGQHTRCYHPMAREVRNEIRLRRMQDHIVSLSGKLDGVQQQYEEERLRRLVQEEAVKFLWKQLQSMQQWKQSVEQQLSSISQAVTPAHISAPGLCVPPVASSTAISPSTGASFPDSGFQSTSDQLAAQEDSFLSSGSAVSLKTVRALSSVCSGGVDSADCSLLEQYLSSVQQMEEEAEEGISDRTETPQPSSPASPSKTAQSPPQEAADNKSVVKCLKQTV, encoded by the exons ATGGGGGTATCAGATTTACAAATCGACACAAATGCTG GACCTGTGGTGGATCTTTCAGCACGCGGTATGCAAAAGCTGGATCCTGATTTAATCTGCTCCGAGGACACTCACACTCTCATCCTGGACCGTAACCAAATAATGAAACTGGACTATCTGGAAAAGAGTCCTGGCCTTCAGCAG CTATCTGTAGCCAGTAATCGCCTGGTGAGAATGATGGGTGTGTCTCGGCTAACAGACTTGACAGTCCTCAATCTTCCAAATAACAGTATTGGATATATCGAGGGGCTAAGAGACATGCCAAACCTTAAATGGCTAAACCTGTCTGGGAACAATATTAAG GTCATTGAGCAACTCAACAACTGTGTTTCTCTTCAACATCTGGATCTGTCTGACAATAACATATCTACCATTGGTGATGTGACTAAACTGGTGGCATTAAAG ACACTGTTACTCCATGGAAACAGCATTACAACACTACGGACTGTGCCCGTTCATCTACCTGCCCAATTATCCATTCTTTCGCTGGCAGAAAATGAGATAAGGGATCTTAATGAA GCATCGTACCTTGCACCTCTCCATGAACTGGAGCAGCTTTCCATTATGAGCAACCCTTGTGTCATGGCAACCCCATCATTGCCGGGTTTTGATTATCGGCCATGTGTTATGAGTTGGTGTCTGAGCCTGAAGGTCCTGGATGGCTATGTGGTGTCACAGAAAGAAGG TCTCAAAGCAGAGTGGCTCTACAGTCAGGGAAAAGGACGTTCATATCGACCAGGTCAGCATGTTCAGCTGGTTCAATACCTGGCCACTGTTTGCCCTCTGACATCATCACCGGCACTGGAGACGGCAGAAGACGCCAAACTGGAGAAGATCCTCAGTAAGCAGAG GTTTCACCAAAGGCAGCTGATGGAGGAGACCCGAGGAGGCTGCTCTAGCCTTCCTCGTCCAACTCAGCTCGACGTGGAGATGCACAGTCCTTCACATCCCGTCCCACAGGGGGGAGCCAGAGAGGTGAAACAGATCGATGCACCGGCACCAGCTGCTGCTCCATCAGTCTTGGAGACCG AGCCAGTGGTGCAGTTTAACACCTGGATGAGCTGTGATTCTTCCCACCAATCGTTGCCTGTAGTTCGCAGCCCAAGGCACAAAGAGGAGCACATCTACTTAGAGGATGTGCAGACAGATGAGGAGAAACTCAACAGCAGCATGCTTTCCTCTGAGTCCACCTTTCTCCCATTCACATCTGGTGTGGAGCCACAAACAACCCACTCTGACAGCGAGGACGAGACACAGACATTTGAACTGGACTCCCTTGCTCCAAAGTGGCCAGCACAGCCCAAAAGGCacaacacaaacaagacacatcAGGCCCCCCCAGTGGATGTGCAAGAGAGCGGTCTTGAAGGGGAACTTATATCTGATGCAGTCACTACAGGTGGATCACTGGGGGTCAGAGGAAGCACACCGCAAAATAATCTGGAAACATCCTTTGACTTTGGTAGAGCAGAGACAAAAGAAAACACAGAGCAGGAAGAAGTCGGTATTTGTGCCAATAAATCAAATGTGACGGAAGCAGACAGGGCGGCAGTTAAAATCCAGTCATGGTGGCGGGGACAGCACACTCGCTGTTATCACCCCATGGCCAGGGAGGTGCGTAATGAAATCCGCCTGCGCAGGATGCAAGACCACATCGTCTCCCTGTCTGGAAAGTTAGACGG GGTGCAGCAGCAGTATGAAGAAGAGCGCTTACGAAGGCTGGTTCAGGAGGAAGCTGTCAAGTTCCTGTGGAAACAA CTCCAGTCCATGCAGCAGTGGAAGCAGTCTGTGGAGCAGCAGCTGTCCAGCATCAGTCAGGCCGTCACCCCCGCTCACATCTCAGCTCCTGGACTGTGCGTCCCGCCTGTTGCATCCAGCACGGCCATCTCACCCAGCACAGGGGCCTCGTTCCCAGACTCCGGCTTCCAGTCAACGAGTGATCAGCTGGCAGCGCAGGAGGACAGCTTCCTGAGCAGCGGGTCAGCAGTCTCTCTGAAGACGGTGCGAGCACTGAGCTCTGTTTGTAGCGGTGGTGTGGACAGCGCAGACTGCAGCCTGCTGGAGCAGTACCTCTCGTCGGTGCAGCAGATGGAGGAGGAGGCTGAGGAGGGCATCAGTGATAGAACAGAAACCCCACAGCCCTCCTCACCAGCATCACCCAGCAAAACAGCACAGTCCCCCCCCCAGGAGGCTGCAGACAACAAATCAGTAGTAAAATGTCTGAAGCAAACTGTCTGA